A region from the Aegilops tauschii subsp. strangulata cultivar AL8/78 chromosome 5, Aet v6.0, whole genome shotgun sequence genome encodes:
- the LOC109745744 gene encoding probable aldo-keto reductase 2, giving the protein MASATAAAAVPRMKLGSQGMEVSVQGLGCMGMSVAYGPPKPDADMVALIHHAVAAGVTFLDTSDVYGPHTNEILLGKALQGGGVREKVDLATKFGGFLGEDGWSVRGDPAYVREACEGSLKRLGVDCIDLYCQHRVDTRVPIEATIGELKKLVEERKIKYIGLSEASAATIRRAHAVHPITSVQMEWSLWSRDVEQDIIPTCRELGIGIVCYSPLGRGFFSVGSKLADSLSDDDFRKLLPRFQPENLEKNALIFESVNAMATRKGCTPSQLALAWVHHQGSDVCPIPGTTKMENFNQNVGALSVKLTPEEMAELESYAATGDVHGDRYPEMMNTWKDSETPPLSSWKVEC; this is encoded by the exons ATGGCGTCCGCTACTGCAGCTGCCGCGGTTCCCCGCATGAAGCTGGGCTCCCAGGGAATGGAGGTCTCGGTGCAGGGGCTCGGCTGCATGGGCATGTCCGTCGCCTACGGTCCGCCCAAGCCCGACGCCGACATGGTGGCGCTCATCCACCACGCCGTCGCCGCCGGAGTCACCTTCCTCGACACCTCCGACGTCTACGGCCCGCACACCAACGAGATCCTCCTCGGCAAG GCGCTGCAAGGCGGCGGCGTGAGGGAGAAGGTGGATCTGGCCACCAAGTTCGGCGGCTTCTTGGGAGAGGATGGGTGGAGTGTCCGCGGGGACCCGGCGTACGTGCGTGAGGCGTGCGAGGGCAGCCTCAAGCGGCTCGGCGTCGATTGTATTGATCTCTACTGCCAGCACCGCGTAGACACCAGGGTGCCCATCGAGGCCACG ATTGGCGAGCTCAAGAAACTAGTTGAAGAAAGAAAGATAAAGTACATCGGATTATCCGAAGCATCTGCAGCAACGATCAGAAGGGCGCATGCCGTTCATCCTATCACTTCAGTTCAGATGGAATGGTCACTATGGAGTAGAGACGTGGAACAAGACATCATTCCGACTTGCAG AGAACTTGGAATAGGAATTGTATGTTACAGCCCACTTGGTAGAGGGTTCTTCTCTGTAGGATCGAAATTGGCCGACTCACTGTCAGATGACGACTTCCGCAAG CTTTTACCTAGATTTCAGCCAGAGAATCTCGAGAAGAATGCCCTGATATTTGAGAGTGTTAACGCAATGGCAACAAGAAAAGGGTGCACACCATCACAACTTGCATTGGCATGGGTTCATCATCAGGGGAGCGATGTTTGCCCCATACCGGGCACAACAAAAATGGAGAATTTCAATCAGAATGTGGGAGCACTGTCTGTGAAGCTCACACCAGAGGAGATGGCCGAACTCGAGTCTTACGCTGCCACAGGTGATGTCCATGGTGACCGATACCCTGAAATGATGAATACTTGGAAGGATTCTGAGACCCCTCCATTGTCCTCTTGGAAAGTTGAGTGTTGA